The DNA sequence ATTGACGGTGCCGGTCGCCAACAGATCATAAGCGCCGAAGGTCGTTCCGCTATAGGTATTCTTACCCGTAACGATGCTGGTCGATGTGCCCACCGGCGCGTCGCCGGCGGGCGTGCCGGCGGTGTAGATCGCGCCCGGCGCGGTCGTATCGAGCAGGAGCACGTCGTTCGCCGCGGCTATGTCGATCGATCCCGTGCCGGTGCGGATCATCGTCGGCGCGTTGATCGTCTGGTTGTTCTTGTCGAAATAGGACAGATGGCCATCGAGGGTGACGTCACCACTGCTCGCCGGCCGCGTCGCTCCGGGATTAGCGGCCGCGAAGTCGGCGCCGGCCGTCAATCGGTAGGAGGTGCTGCTGCCAGCGTTCAACGACGCCTGGGTTAACGGCAGCGGGTTGGCGGCGTTGTTGACGGGCGACGGCGTGTTGTCGAGTGTTGGGGCTGTCGTGAAGGTAAAGGTTTGCCCGCCGGCGACGGGCACGCCACCGCTAACAACCGTGACCGGTTGCGCAGCCGGAGGCATTAATTGGTTAAGTGGAGCGTAATTGCTCAACGCATAGTATGAATATGTTGCATAATCTTGAACATATTTAAAGTATGAGAGCGGATTAGCCGCCTGCTCTTGGGCGGAGGGCGGTGTTGGCCCGCCGGAATTGGTAACGCCAATGGTCCGATGCAAAAACGCCGCTATCGGGTAGCCATTTGTGTCATAGACCGCTGGATTGGGAACTGACTGTAAGTAATCGGCGTACGCCTCATACATGGCGTAATATTCGGCGATCTGCGCCGGATTTCCGCTTGTCAGATTCACGGGAGGACTGACCAGACCTGCATAATATGGGTTTGAACTATTGATTCCGTAATACGTGAGAGGATTCGCTCCCGCTTTATTAACTCTCTTAGTCGAGTAAAGATATTGAACCGTGCCATAGTTCGTCGGATCGAATGCAAAGACGGTGCTGCTCGTACCTGGTGAGATCGGGTTCGTAACCTGAAAGAAACCATCGGAGAGGCTGGCCTTGGCCTGAAAATCGTTCTCGGCCTTGAACGTGATGGTCGGCGCCTGCCCCTTGTAACGGTAGGCGAGATTGGTCGGGGAACTTCCCGCGCCGAGGTTCCAGTTGGTGAGCACGGTGATATTGCCGCCGTTGATCGCCGGATCGGGATTGTCCAGCTCGATCCCCGGCGTCACCGCGAAGTTGGCGATATTGGCGAACCGCGCGGTGGTCGCAGAGGCGATCGGGAAATTCTCGACGAAGCCCATCAGCGTGCCGGGCACGGCGGCGGTCGCGTCGCCGTTCTGATAGCCGTAGAAGGTCTGGTGATCGGTATTGGCCGCGCTCGGCGTGAAATAGTCGTTGGCGAGATAGCTTGCGAGTTGGTCGGCGGTTGGCGTTGGTAGTGCGTTGCCGCTCTGATCGGTCCAACTGCCGGAGACAAGGGTGCCATCGGCGTTGTACCAGCCGGCCGGATCGACCAGCCCGTCGAAATGCTTGCTCGCGCCGTAGGTCAGCGGATCGGTCGTGCTCCAGACCGCGAAGGCTTCAAGTGTGGTGCTGCGCGAGCCTTTGATCCGGGCCGTCGGCGCGATGGTGACGTTGACGTCGCCATTGGCAAGCAGCGGCGCACGGAAGCTGACCGTGCCGCCGGACAGGCCGCCGGCCGCGCCGCCCGAGACGTCGATCAGGGCGTTGGCGCCGAGCGTGATCGCGCCGGAATTGGCTGCGGAGACGAGCTCGTAGCCATAGGTCGGATCGAGCTGCACCACGCCGCCGACCGTGTCGGGATTGCCGACCGTGCCGATATTGACCGTGCCGCCGCGCTTGGTGGCGCTGGAGCCGGTGGCGATCAGCGATCCTTCGAGATCGACGCCGCTCTTGCCGTAGAGGTCGATCTCGCCCCCCGCCGTGCCGGCGGCATTGATCGTGCCGAGAATATTGACGTTGCCGTTGGTCGGGTCCTGGCCGCCGGCGCCGCCGTCGGCGGTCAGCGAGACCGCATGGGCGGTCAGCGTATTGCCCGCCGACAGCGTAAGGTTGCCGGCCCGCGTATGCACGGTGATCGCATCATCGACGCCGCTCGAGGCGAGCGTCGCCGTGAGATTGTCGAGGTCGATGGCACCGCCGGTATCGAGCGAGAACGAGCCGCCGAGGAAGCCGGCCGCTGCCCCGCCTTTGAGCGTGCCGTTCAGCTGCACCGACTGGACGGGCGCCGAGAGCGTCAGGCTGCCGGCGGCACCGCCGCCCTTGGCCCCGGAGAAGTCGAGCGTGGCCCCCGGCTGGAGCACGACCGCGCCGGTGTCGGCGGTCAGGCTGATCGCGCCGCCCGGCGCGTACTGAATGATGTCGTAGAAGGCCTTCGACACGCCCGCCGAGCTGACCAGCGAGCCGCCGGCGAGGGTGAGGTCGCCGCCGGTCGCCCGCAAGCTGATATTGCCGCCCGGCGCCAGGATCGCGGCACCATTGTCGGCCACCGTCGCGCCGACGAAGCTGATGGCGCCGCCGGCAGGATTGGACGCCGGCGCCGGGCCGGCGGCCGGATTCAAGCGCAGCGCGCCGGTCGTCTTGAGCGTCGTGTTCGAACCGGTGTCGGCCAGATAGACCGGGGCCGCGAGCGTCGCATTAGCCGCCCCCAGATCGAGGGTGCCGGTATTCTGCCCGACGATGCCGCCGGTCGCGGCCATCGTCACGGCGCCGAAGCCGGAGAGCACCTTGTTGCGGGCGCCGAGATCGATCTCGCTGGCGTTGACCGTCAACGATCCCGAGCCGGCGACCGCGGTTGGAACCGGGGCGCCGAGCGCATTGGTGAAGGTGATCAGCGGCGCGTTGAGGATGACGGTGCCGCCATCGCCGGTGAAGCTGCCGGCCGACAGTTCGACGGCATTGCCGAACCCGACGGTGACATTGCCTACGAAGCCGATGGCGCCGTAACTGCGCAGGGCGACCTGGCTGGCATGGGCGAACTGCGCCAGTCCGTCCTGACCGACGACGAAGCCCGGTAGGCCGGCGGCGGTCTCGTTGGTGAAGGTGATGGCGCCGGCATCGACGGTGATCGAATGGCCGGAGAAGCTGGCCGCCGGATCGAAATGCAGAGTCCCGGAACTGTCGAGCGTGAGGTTCTGGCCGCCGGCCAGGACCGCGCCGGCGCCGACCGTGAGCAGCGCCTGCGAGGTCGTCGGCAGGTTCGTGCGGGTGAAGGTGAAGGCGCCGCCGTTCGAGACGCGCACCGTCGCGCCGTCGCCGCTGGTCGTGCCGGCGACACCGGCGGGGCCGCCGAGGCTGCCGCTCGCCGTGACGATGCTGCCGCCGTCGATGCGCAGGCCGTTCGCGGCATTGGGATCGGTGCCAGTCGGATCGGTCTTGGTGACGAGGATGATCTCGGGCCCGGTCAGCGGGTTCGTCGCATCGTTCGAGACCACGACGCTGTCGGCGAGCGCATTCATGGTGACGCCGGTCGTGGTCGGCGTGCGCGTGCCGCCGATCAGCAGGCTGCCGGCGCCGAGCGCGTCGAGGCCGTCGGCCGAGAGCTGCAGATAGCCGGCGAGCGCCGGTTCGCCGGACCCGACGATCTGGATATCCTGCGCGGCGATGTCGACCTCGGCCGCCGCCCCGCCCGCGGCCGCCGCGGCCTGGAGCGTCGTCTGGAGCACCAGGCTGTTCGTCGCGGCCAGCACCAGCCGGCCGGCATCGATCGGCAGGGGCGGGACGACATGCCCCGCATTCGCCGCCAGCGTCGGAAAGAACGTGTTCGCGCTGGTGAGACTGTAGGCCGAATATTGCTGCCACACTGCAGCGGACTGCACCTCGAACTGGCTGACGGTCGACCTCGTCGCACCGCTCAGGCCATCGACGTAATAGCCCGAAACCAGATGCGTGCCGTCGGCCGTCGTGACGCTCTGGCCCGGGACGACGTTGGTCGCGCCGGTATTCTCCACGACGCGGTAAGCGCCCGGCAGGGTCGCGTATTTGGCGGGGAGCAGGGTATAAACCCCGTCGGGAAGGCCCGGCACACCGGCGAGATAGACCGACTGGCCGATCTTGCCGCCGATCGCTGCCTGGCCGACGCCGCTCGCCGCCGTCTGGCTCGACGCCGTGCCATTGGCCTGGGTGGTGGGCAGCGTCACCTGCGCATAGACCGGGTCATAGGCTGCGACCGGCGCCTGAGCGCCCGGCAGGATCGCATAGATGTTGCGCGCATCCGGGTAGAGCGGCGTCGCGACCGCGGCACCGCTCGCCGGATAGCTGAGGTTATACTGCGACAGCACATCGCGGCTGCCGCCGGTGCCGGGGACCCATTGTATCGCCTGCAGGTCGCCGCCGCCCGAGAGATCGACCACCGCACCCTTGTCGAGCGCGACGTTCGCGCCGTTGACGGCGATGATCTTCGATGGCGGCGCCGTCAAGACGGGCGTGGTGGCCTGATTGGGCACGGCGCCATATTGCCATTCCGTGCCGTCGATCGTGACGCCGTAGGGCACGACGGCGCCGTCGAGCGAGACGGAGGTCACACTGCCCGCCGTGAGCGACACGGCTTGCGTATTGGTGAGCGGCAGGTTGCCAAATTGCGCGAGGGTCGCCGCGTCGGCGGCATTGCCGACGCCCAGCACGATCGAGCCGGACGGGGCCCGCACGGTGCCCGATTGCACGATGGTGGCGGCATCGACGAGCAGGCTGCCGCCGGCCGAAAGCGGCATGCCGGAGGCGCCGTTCCCGAGGAACGTGACCGTGGTCGGCGCCGGTCCCGTCGCGTCAATGATGAAACCCTCGCCGCTCGCCGGATAGAGGTCGGCGGCCTTGAAGGTCAAGTTGCCGGCCGAGAACAGCTCGCCCGGCTGCAGCGCGCTGCTATCGCCCGTATTGGTGGAGGAGAGGCGGATATCGCCGCTGCTGGTGAAGCTCGCCGCGCCGAAATTGCCGAGCGCCACCTGGTTCGTCAGATCGATGAACCCCGCGTTGATCACGAGCTTGCCATCGGCCAGGGCCGGGGTCGTCATCGGGGGCGTGGCGTTGTTCAGATTGCCGGTCCCGGCGATCTCGACATAGGGGGCGCTGATCGAGACCGTGGTGCCGCCGATGCTTTGGGTGCCGGCCGTCAGCGTCGGAATCGCGGCGGCACCGGCCGGGAGCGCCAGCAATTGGCTGGTATTGAGGATCACCGCCCGGCCGAGATCGAGCGTGACGTCGCCGGCGAAGGCGATCGGCACGGGCGGCGGCGGGTTGCCGGAGACCAGTCCTGTATTGCCGACGACCAGCGTCGAGAGGCCGGAGCCCTTGAGGCGATCGACGGCGAAGCGCAGCAGGTAGGTCGGCGTGCCGAAGCTTTGCCCCGGTGCCAGGCCGTCCGGCTCGAGGTCGCCGCTCTGCTGCAGGATCACGCCCTTGGCGCTGCCGCCGGGGGCAAGGCTCGCTTGCGGCAGGATCGTCAGCGTCCCGCCCTCGCCCTGGGGGGCGCCCGCCTGGCCGCGGAGCGTGCCGTCGGCATAGAGGCCGCCGGCGGCAAGGGTGATCGTCCCGGCATCGCTCCAGGCTGCTTCAAGCGCATAGCTCGGCGCACCAAGCCCCGTGGTTCTGGCCTGCAGCTGATCGAAGACGCCGGCCGCGCCCGAGACGTCGATGACGGAGCCGGCCTCGGTCACCACGAAGCCGCTGTCGTTGGAGAGCGAGACCGTGCCGCCGGCCAGCACCTTGCCGGTCACCGGCGTCACGAGCATGCCGCCGAGACTGAGCGGGCTCGCGAGCGGATCCTGCAAGGCGACGCCGGAGACGTCGAGCGTCGCATTCGCGCCGAGCCAGACCGATTTGTTCGCTGACGTGGCACCCGAATTGGCGGCCTCGAGGGTGACCGAGCCGCCATGGGCGACGATCGAGCCCAGCACCGTCACCTGCGCCAGCGAGCGGAGGTCGATCGACGCCCCGGCATCGGCGAGGATCGTGGCGCCGGCGCCGATCGTCACACCGCCGGTGACGCCGGCATAGGTTGGCCGGGGCGACCAGGACGTATAGTCACCGGCGGTCATCGTGAGCCCGGTCGCCTGGCGATGATAGGCATCGAGCGTGCCGAGGCTGGTCAGGCCGTCGGCCCACAGGCTCGCGCCGGTCGCCGCCGCTTGCAACGCCGCGAGGTTGGGCAGCAGGTTCTGCTGCGTCAGGCGAACCGTCGTGCCGGGCGCGATCGTCGCGTCATAGACGGCACTCAGCACGTAATTGCCGAAGCCCTGATCCTGGAAGAAATCGGCCGGCAGGGAGAGGTCCCAGGCCGGTGCCGTCGTGGGATCGCCGCCGATCTGGAAACCCAGCCCCTGCAGGGTGAGCGTCCCGCCGCCCGAGAAGCCGGCAGACCGCAAGGTGCCGTCGAGCACCAGCCGGCCCTGGGTCGGCTGCGTGCCGGGGAGCGTGTTGCCCGGCGTACCGAACTGATTCCCGTTCTGCACATTATAGGTGACCAGCGAAATGCTGCCGCCCTTGCCGACCGGGATGCCGTTCTTCATCAGCAGCTGGCCGGTCGGCAGCATGACGCCGCCGCTCGAGACGTCGAGGATGCTGCCGGCCTCTAGGAGGATCGAGCCCGTCGCGTCGACGACAGACCCGCTGATGAGCGGGTTTTCCGCCTCGGCCGTCTTCAGCGAGATGCTGCCGCCATTGACGAAGGTGGCGGCGCCGACGGCGTTCGTCCCCGGGGTCAGGTCGTTGACCCATTGGCCGGCCGCGCTGATCAGCGCATTCGGGCCCACCGTGATGGCGTGCGGGCTGCTGAAAAGAGCTGACAAGTTGACGGTGATGGCGCCTGAAGGGGCGATGAGC is a window from the Aliidongia dinghuensis genome containing:
- a CDS encoding filamentous haemagglutinin family protein, translated to MPVRDLAFRSNRTFQAALLASVSALTLVATTTPAHARNILAGGGTSPVANASAAAMASVQQAQAATVQARNSLAAATQAIQALQQAQSAARNLSLQAPSTIPSGLGTGGLQVAPGIGTDPTLWQNAQLPTESASDGQTTVTIQQTAQKAILTWQSFNLSKDTTVHFDQTAGNQANGNNNWIALNRVQDPSGVPSQILGTIKAEGSVYLINRNGIIFGGSSQIDVHTLIASSLGFLGENVTSNLMPGSAAYDNAVSASNALFLNAANGGIAAPEASGTTSSTTAGNLVLGLGTQLSGSTPAVFMPSGAITIQAGAAINTHANGTSSDGGFVLIAAPAVTNAGTITTTDGQAILAAGIGVSLLQSPTQWLVPELTGRVSVNGVDVTPAGSLVNTGLVQATTGNVTLLGSSVTQAGVVGVTTSVSRPGSIVISTVDEADIGDVAPYVPADRRAGALVVSGIIANLPEEDGQSVPASGSSFTAGRVSLTGGSVWLQNGALIEAPGASVSVAALSVGNAPAGSTAVQGRIYIDNGAVVDVAGLSDVQLPMSSILVTIPVIGQNELADSPLLRTGFLKGLKNVVIDSTLSGTTTDGLAWVGSPILNAAGYAQLIPRKIDQLLTNGGAITLSGGQVMTAAGSSLNLDGGYVHYLGGTINTTRLIDASGHIVDIGRADPTDTYVGIAGRFSVSHGRWGVTTIYGSALLTGGTHEPDYIQGGNAGSLSVFGGQATVLDGAISGQAFAGIKQMAAGEAPAGTASGGNFLPGGGSFILGAAHALTMGNGDSLTGLTGGVSIRDQAPDLGALAPDFGAGTALDTAALTALGASNPDNVLAWTTVPADTLNSGGFANVTITEDDIKGRGITVADGTTLAVQPGGSITLNGGAGDLSVLGKLIAPSGAITVNLSALFSSPHAITVGPNALISAAGQWVNDLTPGTNAVGAATFVNGGSISLKTAEAENPLISGSVVDATGSILLEAGSILDVSSGGVMLPTGQLLMKNGIPVGKGGSISLVTYNVQNGNQFGTPGNTLPGTQPTQGRLVLDGTLRSAGFSGGGTLTLQGLGFQIGGDPTTAPAWDLSLPADFFQDQGFGNYVLSAVYDATIAPGTTVRLTQQNLLPNLAALQAAATGASLWADGLTSLGTLDAYHRQATGLTMTAGDYTSWSPRPTYAGVTGGVTIGAGATILADAGASIDLRSLAQVTVLGSIVAHGGSVTLEAANSGATSANKSVWLGANATLDVSGVALQDPLASPLSLGGMLVTPVTGKVLAGGTVSLSNDSGFVVTEAGSVIDVSGAAGVFDQLQARTTGLGAPSYALEAAWSDAGTITLAAGGLYADGTLRGQAGAPQGEGGTLTILPQASLAPGGSAKGVILQQSGDLEPDGLAPGQSFGTPTYLLRFAVDRLKGSGLSTLVVGNTGLVSGNPPPPVPIAFAGDVTLDLGRAVILNTSQLLALPAGAAAIPTLTAGTQSIGGTTVSISAPYVEIAGTGNLNNATPPMTTPALADGKLVINAGFIDLTNQVALGNFGAASFTSSGDIRLSSTNTGDSSALQPGELFSAGNLTFKAADLYPASGEGFIIDATGPAPTTVTFLGNGASGMPLSAGGSLLVDAATIVQSGTVRAPSGSIVLGVGNAADAATLAQFGNLPLTNTQAVSLTAGSVTSVSLDGAVVPYGVTIDGTEWQYGAVPNQATTPVLTAPPSKIIAVNGANVALDKGAVVDLSGGGDLQAIQWVPGTGGSRDVLSQYNLSYPASGAAVATPLYPDARNIYAILPGAQAPVAAYDPVYAQVTLPTTQANGTASSQTAASGVGQAAIGGKIGQSVYLAGVPGLPDGVYTLLPAKYATLPGAYRVVENTGATNVVPGQSVTTADGTHLVSGYYVDGLSGATRSTVSQFEVQSAAVWQQYSAYSLTSANTFFPTLAANAGHVVPPLPIDAGRLVLAATNSLVLQTTLQAAAAAGGAAAEVDIAAQDIQIVGSGEPALAGYLQLSADGLDALGAGSLLIGGTRTPTTTGVTMNALADSVVVSNDATNPLTGPEIILVTKTDPTGTDPNAANGLRIDGGSIVTASGSLGGPAGVAGTTSGDGATVRVSNGGAFTFTRTNLPTTSQALLTVGAGAVLAGGQNLTLDSSGTLHFDPAASFSGHSITVDAGAITFTNETAAGLPGFVVGQDGLAQFAHASQVALRSYGAIGFVGNVTVGFGNAVELSAGSFTGDGGTVILNAPLITFTNALGAPVPTAVAGSGSLTVNASEIDLGARNKVLSGFGAVTMAATGGIVGQNTGTLDLGAANATLAAPVYLADTGSNTTLKTTGALRLNPAAGPAPASNPAGGAISFVGATVADNGAAILAPGGNISLRATGGDLTLAGGSLVSSAGVSKAFYDIIQYAPGGAISLTADTGAVVLQPGATLDFSGAKGGGAAGSLTLSAPVQSVQLNGTLKGGAAAGFLGGSFSLDTGGAIDLDNLTATLASSGVDDAITVHTRAGNLTLSAGNTLTAHAVSLTADGGAGGQDPTNGNVNILGTINAAGTAGGEIDLYGKSGVDLEGSLIATGSSATKRGGTVNIGTVGNPDTVGGVVQLDPTYGYELVSAANSGAITLGANALIDVSGGAAGGLSGGTVSFRAPLLANGDVNVTIAPTARIKGSRSTTLEAFAVWSTTDPLTYGASKHFDGLVDPAGWYNADGTLVSGSWTDQSGNALPTPTADQLASYLANDYFTPSAANTDHQTFYGYQNGDATAAVPGTLMGFVENFPIASATTARFANIANFAVTPGIELDNPDPAINGGNITVLTNWNLGAGSSPTNLAYRYKGQAPTITFKAENDFQAKASLSDGFFQVTNPISPGTSSTVFAFDPTNYGTVQYLYSTKRVNKAGANPLTYYGINSSNPYYAGLVSPPVNLTSGNPAQIAEYYAMYEAYADYLQSVPNPAVYDTNGYPIAAFLHRTIGVTNSGGPTPPSAQEQAANPLSYFKYVQDYATYSYYALSNYAPLNQLMPPAAQPVTVVSGGVPVAGGQTFTFTTAPTLDNTPSPVNNAANPLPLTQASLNAGSSTSYRLTAGADFAAANPGATRPASSGDVTLDGHLSYFDKNNQTINAPTMIRTGTGSIDIAAANDVLLLDTTAPGAIYTAGTPAGDAPVGTSTSIVTGKNTYSGTTFGAYDLLATGTVNPDAAGDISIRAGNDIAGIESLGNTGAVNNQFWWPWMQTGNSYANGQIVQTSINFGGFDQGVMSVGGNVAITAGGNIANLAVSLPTTWYLSNGNQTVNTVGGGDLTVKAGGDILSGDYFVARGTATLTAGGSIGSSGLTQTFFGVTKPVSTVLAAQDAVFNVSARQGADIGAMVDPSYLQGGAVANGYGLRNDAQSYSPTSALNLASTTGDVALNTLTDLTLIGAGVGGTDAAAVLPSTVTLTAFTGGISIQRGGLLYPSATGQLSLIADRSIQIYGNNFTSGGGGLSLDFGLIDAPASSLPSPLAPLHTLFNGDLTSAAPADHASTPLHAGDSQPVRIYSLNGDIVDGFLEPTGQNAGLYDQSLLIGVDKPAQIYAATDIVNLNFLGQNLRTDDITRIVAGHDILDVNQGVSFQVGAAFASLNLGGPGTFDVEAGHDISLANPVLLTSTNPYAGTGASAVAPRGIVTLGNSANPYLPHESADIEVLFGVGKGIANAAFIQAYVDPAVATPSVETALIAFMQQYDAGQGIETGLAKDKPTVSLTLDQAWSEFQALPAAVQQIFNQKALFTVLADVGKAYNDPTSAFYQQYARGYQAINTLFPAGLGYTANSLAGGTNGGKPVPTGNLDIRSSAIQTQQGGNITILGPGGQALVGAAAAAPSFLNLDGKTVVGPSAFGILTLEQGNVNIFTDQSLLLAQSRVFTEQGGDMVIWSSNGDINAGKGAKTIADVPPPLYVSDDDHYNTLDARGEVTGAGIATLQTIPGAAPGSVYLIAPRGTVDAGAAGIRVSGNLFVAALQVANADNIQVQGTAVGVPHQASVDVGGLTSASNAAGAAANAASDAARQTNRGGPQDLPSIITVEVIGYGGSDGTPAQGTQEENRRKKEGRQSENRRQDPRSRVQVLAAGDITEEQARQLMQEKQAAVRQ